The DNA region TTGATGGTATTCATTACCAGTAAGTATTTTGTTAGTTATAAACATCTTtactactaaatatttaaattgtagatGGGTTCCATACACCAAGAGTGATAGAAAATGCGAGCTTAATTGTCAACCTAAGGGTGAGAGATTTTATTACCGTCAAAAAGAACAAGTTATCGATGGTACCAGATGTGATGATGAAACTCATAATGTGTGTGTTAACGGAAAATGCCaggtataatatttattttaacaactaGTATTGGATGCTATCGATTTATTAGCCCGTAGGTTGCGATATGATGTTGGGATCCACAATTCGAGAAGACAAATGTAGAGTATGTGGGGGAAATGGCAGTTCCTGCACCACTTCCGCTGGAACACTCAACAGCACAGACTTAACTCCTGGTAGGCTGAGAATTTCACGTCTCCCCACCTTggaatctttattaatttaattaattgcaggTTACCACGACATTCTGTTCATTCCACGTGGTGCCACCAACATCATGGTGGAAGAAATCGCCCCTTCTAACAATTATCTAGGTTAAACAcacttttcattaaatttattcttctgTTCACAAGTTGATGTTTTTTTAGCCGTGAGAAACTCCGAAGGACATTGGTATCTCAACGGTAACTGGAGGATTGATTTTCCAAAATCCCTTCAATTCGCCGGATGCACATTTACTTACACCAGAGAGCCTCAAGGTTTCGCGGCCCCAGATAAAATCACATGTTTAGGACCAACCGACGAACACCTTTTTGTTGTTGTATGTgataaataacacaaataaaaatttacattttctccatcagacaaaattaatttttagttgctGACCCAAGAACCGGACGTTGGTGTCAATTACGAATACAGTCTTCCACTTGACGTAGTGCCTGGAACTAATAATGAACTATACGACTggatttttgatgaatttactCCTTGCAGCGCCACTTGTGGTGGTGGTATTCAAAGAAGAAACGTATCATGTGCCGGAAGAAAATCCCTTCAACCTGCAGAAAGAGATTTGTGCAATTCCAATAACGAACCTGCATCTGAACAAAAATGCAATGAAATTCCTTGCGAAGCACAATGGATGCCGTATCCCTGGAGTAATTGTTCAGTACCGTGCGGAAAGGGTGGTGTACAGACCAGACAAATAGTTTGCCAAAGAATTATATCAGGAGGTCTTCCTTCATTGGTGCCCGACTCTGAATGTGCCCATTTGCCGAAACCTGAAGAACAACAAACATGTAACGAAGATGCCGAATGCGCTAAATGGTTCATAGAACCATGGAAACCGGTAAGAAacttatatgtttattatgaaCTTATTATAAACTTATCTTTTTAAGTGTGACCATCTTTGTGGTGATGGTAAGCAAACCAGGAAAGTGACGTGCTATGTGGAAAAGGACGGAAAGAAGGAAGTACTTGAAGATTCTCATTGTGAACAAATTGAACCAAAACCAGAAACtgaacaaaaatgtaatttaagacCATGTGGAGGTGTGGACTGGATTGCAACTGAATATAGTGGTGTAAGTATTTcctttttagttaaattttattcttgtttTGAACTGACAATTTTTTAGTGTGACAAAATTTGTGGAATGAAAACGGAAACTAGAAAGGTCTTTTGTACCGACAGTGAATCAAAAATATACCCGGATGAACTGTGTAAAGATAAACAGAAGCCTGAGACAGTACGACCCTGTCAAACTACAAGTACCGCTTGCGAATTCATGTGGTATGTGTCACAGTGGAGCgaggtaaatataaatatttaatatatttttttattattctaaaaattttcattaattcatttgtAGTGTTCAGCTACATGTGGAGTAGGTGTTCAAACTAGAACATATTTCTGTGGTACCGTGACAGTTAACGGTGTTGAAAAAGTAGACGATTCCAATTGTAACACAAACATCACATTTGAAGTTGAGAAAAATTGTACAGGACCACAAACAACTTGCGATGCCGAGTGGTTTGGAGGACCGTATTCAAaggtaaactatttttattctacTACACGATgtgataaacataaataaaatattttagtgctCTAAACCATGTGGTGGTGGAGAAAAAACACGTAAAGTACTTTGTATTCGCGACAATGAAGTTGTTGATCCTACACAGTGTGATTTATCGAATATAATTTTCTCCAGTGAAGATTGCAATCTGCACTCTTGTTCACCAggtaataatttgatttggtttattaacaaatgtttaaattaattacgggTTATTTTAGACACGATCATACCTACAAGTGTAACTCAAAGTATCGACGAATCAGATACCGAGTCTTCCACGAGTAAAATAAGCGACGAAGATTATGAAGTAGTAGCAGATGACGAATGTGACGATGGAGAATGGGTTGATGACGAAGATTACGAAGAAGAAACAGAACCAacggtaaaatatttttttgatttattttctcaCTAACGATtcctgtataatttttaaatctctaaacatggttaaatttaagattgtcttaaaataattataaaattttataattttgtcgaATATCAAAGTGTAATTTAAGTATAGGTTCAGCAGGAGACTGGAGTCACAGAATCATCAGCTGATACTTCTCCATTTTCACTGGACGATCTTATGCTTAGCGATGGAACATCAGCAGACACTGCAAGTACAGATATATTCAGTACATTAGAAACTGGCTCAGGAGACACTGATATGACTTCGCCTGGAGAATCTTCCACAGCATCAGGTTTGACTGAGTTAACTAGCGAAGGATCCGGTGATGGCAGTACAGAACCCGTAATTACTGAATCCACAATCAGTGACGGAATTTCTTCGATCACAGACTCCAGTACTGAAGGTGCATCCGATAGTACAAAAGTTAGTGATACGACTCAATCAGGAGAAACTACCGAATCAAGCGAATCTGGAGCTACAACCGAATCAGGCGCTACAACTGAATCAGGCGCTACAACAGAATCTGGAGCGACAACCGAATCAGGCGCTACTGATTCTGGAGCGACAACTGAATCGGGCGCTACGACAGAATCGGGCGCTACAACTGAATCGGGTGCTACAACTGAATCCGGTGCTACAACTGAATCGGGTGCTACAACTGAATCGGGAGCTACATCTGAATCGGGAGCTACATCTGAATCAGGTGCTACATCTGAACCAGGTGCTACATCTGAATCAGGGGCTACATCTGAATCAGAAGCTACAACAGAATCGGGTGGTACCACCGAATCTGGTGGTTCAACAGAATCGGAAATTACAACGGAATCGGGAGGCACGACAGAATCAGGGCCTACAACTGACAGTTCTGATTCTACTAGCACTGAAACTACAGAAACCTCAGAGTTTACGTCTTCTGTTTCTGATGGAACCACATCATCTGATACTTCTGAATCTACGACTGACTCGAGTGGATCTACAAGCGACATTACCACAGAATCTGATATAACGGGAAGCAGTTCAATTTCAACAGATGTTACTGAAAGTACTTCATCTATGGAGACTACAACGGAAGatgaatctgaagtatttattaagaatactAAAAGTACTGCTCCACAGTCTGGCAGTACTATGTCAAGTCTTGATGCATCAGAAAGTACGGATGTGACAGGAAGCGCAACGGAAGCTTCTACCTCTGATACAACTATGTCAGGATCAACAGACCAAGGAGCCACAACAGAAGAAGGGGCCACAACAGAAGAAGGGGCCACAACGGAAGAAGGAGCCACAACAGAAGAAGGAACCACAACAGTCTCAGGCGAAACAGGAGCAACTAGCGAAGGCATTTCGACAGAATCCGGTTCTAGTGAAACAACAGCATCTATAGATGAAAGTACTACTGTGTCAGGTCTAACAGATACAACAGTTTCTGGAGCAAGCTCAGAAACTGTTGTTTCAGATATTACTGAGAGTAGCGGTTCTACCACTGAAGCTACTGGAATGACCACTGAAATTAGTAGTGAAACATCAGAAACAGGCGGCAGTACTACAGAATTTGATGAATCAACGGAAATCACAACAGAATCGGGCATGACTGAAACCACAGTCAGCGGAAGCACAGAATACGACATTTGGTCAACCACAACAGAATCAGGAATAACAGACACATCATCCATTACGGATCTGTTCACAACACGTAGACCACGAATGTGTAAAAGGAAAAAGTTCAAGGAACCAGCTTGCAAAACTAGTCAATTTGGTTGTTGCTTGGATCACATCACACCTGCATCTGGACCTTTCGATGAGGGATGTCCAGCACCTAAAACATGTAAAGAATCCAAATTTGGATGTTGTGAAGATGGATTATCACCAGCACTTGGACCAAAATATCAAGGCTGTCCCTCAGCTGTATGTAACGAAACACTGTTTGGATGCTGCCCTGACGGGAAAACCCCCGCAGAAGGTAATGATAATGAAGGTTGCCCACCGCAATGCTTGTCCTCAAAATACGGCTGCTGCGAAGATAACGTCACTGAAGCAAAGGGTCCTAAACAAAAAGGTTGTAAGAAACCCGAAGAAGAAATGCCTACTACAACTGAGAAACCTAAAGACATACCTTGTGATACTACCGAATTCGGATGTTGCCCCGATGGAAATAGCACAGCACAAGGAATTAACTTTAAAGGATGTGATATATTCAAGGACAATTGCAACGAAtcttatttcaaatgttgTCCAGATGGAAAAGTTTCCGCTCAAGGACCTAACTATGAAGGTAAATCacgaaaattgataatattacaaaaataattgtttattattttattaggatGCGAAATTCCTTGCCGCAACAGTACATTCGGTTGCTGCCCTGATAATATTACTCCTGCTCACGGCTACAACCGAGAAGGATGCTGCTTGAGTGAACCATTTGGTTGTTGCCCCGATAACATCGTGGCAGCGCGAGGTACAAACTTCCAGGGTTGTGGCTGTCAATACTCGCCATATGGATGTTGCCCAGATAATACATCAACTGCTCTCGGACCGAACAATGATGGATGCGGATGCCAATTTACACAATTTGGATGTTGCCCGGATATGTTCACACCGGCAAGGGGCCCCGACTACGAAGGATGTTTATGTCATACTCATCAATTTGGATGTTGTCCGGATGGTGTCACCTCAGCGAAGGGACCACATAGACaaggtaatttataattctttcttagaatgtttttataactttttattatttttaatgcataCTAGGAAAAGAAACCGTaagtaactaaaatatatcctcttcatttgtaatttatcgACTTAACTAATATTCGCATGTAACTTAGGTTGTGGATGTGAAAATACAGAGTTCAAGTGCTGTTCTGACAACAAAACTGCAGCCACTGGACCTAATCAAGAAGGGTGTGGTTGCGAGTCTTCAGCATACGGATGTTGTTTGGACGGTGTTACTACTGCTCAGGGTGAAAACTTTGAAGGTTGTGATGAAATTCCAGTCAACTTACAAGGTAAACTCATCAAAGTTTTTCTTCAATAGTATACTAACATTGTGGCAATTTCAGAGAGCTGTTCTCTAAACAAGGATAGAGGAAGCTGTCGCAACTACACTGTGAAATGGTTTTATGATATGGGTTACGGCGGTTGCACCAGGTTCTGGTATGGTGGATGCGATGGAAACAACAACAGATTTGCAACTCAGGAAGAATGTGATGGAGTTTGTGTTAACGCCCAAGGGTCTGGTAAGTAAACTGACGGTGGTTAATCgacttgaaataatttgtttttcggCTAATCGCAGATAGATGTAACCTTCCAAAAGTTCCTGGACCTTGCGAAGGGTACCATCCTCAATGGTATTATGacaaagaaagaaaatattgtactcAATTCATCTATGGAGGATGTCTTGGTAACAATAATAGATTTGAAACACAAGAAGAATGTAATCAACTATGCGTTCGCGACAGTAATGTTGGTAAGTTAAATATCCAAAACTGGTGATCTCATCGTCATTTATTGAGTTAATttacatgtatatttaattatagatgCTTGTGAGCAACCTAAGGAAGAAGGACCATGCAGAGGACAATACAGAAGATATTATTATGACAAAGAATCAAAACAATGTagagaatttatttatggtgGCTGCAAGGGTAACAATAACAACTTCCAAACAATGGAAGCATGCAACCAAAATTGTGCTAAACCAAACAGAAAGAAGGGTATGTTTTTACTGATATATAAGTATATTACACATTCTAACATGCATTTTTACtaacataattatatgaaCACACTTTTAATTCAAAGGAATTCAAGTTTTATGTAATATCACacagtgattttttttttcaataacataaaattccatatttttagtattaataatgaaatataaaaaattaaagttgcatTTGAATAGAAATATTGCATGTTCACCTCTCTAACCAATGACACATATTTCCGAATGTATTCATTGCATGGGTAGATAATATACTAATGGGTTGCTAGATCACTGCTCGTTGCCCAGGGCACAAGGTAGTTGCACGGAAAAGGAACCTAGGTGGTACTATGATACACCAGAAAAACGCTGTATTCCATTCTATTACTCTGGTTGCGACGGTAACGGCAATAACTTCGCCACCAAAGAACATTGCGAAGCCGACTGTCCTCCAGAAATCGGTGAGTTTGAATGTTCAATGTTTACATATAAGTGAGTTGCAAGTCTTGTAGTAAGAAtggtagtttaattaatattgttgtaacAATTGtcgtatcaataaataattacgtgTGTCGTCATCTGCATTTTAGTTAAAGATAGATGCTACCTCCCGGCAGAAACTGGTCAATGTGCAAATTACACTACCAAATGGTATTATGACACTAAAGAAAAACAATGTAGACAATTTTACTACGGCGGATGTGGTGGTAATGATAATAACTTTGAAACCCAGATTGAATGCGAAAACCAATGTAAATCGAGGAAAGAACCACCAACTGAACCACAAAGTCCTTCTGCGCCAGAACCTAAAAGGGAGCCATTCCGAACTGGTAACTTGCTCTACTGTtattaattgttcaatttatcatattaatcACCCCATTTATTGCGTTTACAGATTTTTGTTTCTATCCTCAAGACACTGGAACATGCACTAACTACACCATGCGTTTCTTCTACGACAGTTCAGATGGAGTCTGTAAAGGTTTCAGTTACGGAGGTTGTGGAGGCAATCCAAACAATTTCGAATCAGCCGACGAATGTTCCGAAAACTGCGGTCCATCCCAGGACTTGTGCTCGTTACCCCCCGTGGTTGGTCCCTGTAATGGAGCTTATGAACAGTATTATTACGACAGGAATACCGACAGTTGTCAGACTTTCACTTACGGAGGTTGTCAGGGTAATAATAACAGATTTACCGAGAAAGCGTCTTGTGAAGTGAGATGCAGAAGAAAGAGTCCAGATGAATATACCACACAACCTCCAGGTAGAATTTTATTCGTAGataagtgaaaaatatttttatgtgtcgATATTTTAGTACCTCCTAATGATATGGCTATGTGCTACGAACCTATGGACCCCGGAAACTGTACCGATAACCAAATCGCCTATTACTTTGACATTAACACCTTCAACTGTGTGTTGTTCACATACACCGGATGTGGTGGTAACATAAATCGATTTAACAGTGAAGAACAATGCCAGAGGCAGTGCGGCAGCTTCAGAGGCcaaagtaaaacaaacttttaaagtgttaagcttttattcaacaaatgttattattacagATGTTTGCGAGTTTCCAAGAGATCCAGGTTCTTGTGATGCTTTCGTAGCCAAGTATTATTATGACAATCAACGTGGCACATGCGAACGATTCAAATACGGTGGCTGCGGAGGAAACGGAAACAGATTTAGCTCTTCTGAAGAATGTGAGAGTGTGTGTCTCACTCGTCAGGAACCACATCCAAACGTTGTCAGCACGGGTAAGTCGTTATGCAAGCGTAAACAAATCTCATAGATAATTTCTCGGTTAATTCTAACAGTGTAGCTGACCTGCTAATTTTCTTCTTAATCACAAAATCTGTTAAGcttcaacataaatattttgttatttagatGTGTGTAAGCTGCCACTTAATGTTGGTAATTGCCAAGACGGCGTTTATCAACGTTGGTACTTCGACAATGATAGAGGCAACTGTTTCTTGTTCGAAGGATGCGGAGgaaactataataattttgtaagctACGAGTCCTGCATAGACTATTGCAAGGAACTCATGCCGAACACCGAGTCTTGTAAGTGCATAGCTTCGAGACCACTGATTATCGATCGCATCGAAGCTTGTACATTTGCCGCTTTCTGATCATATAGTATTAGAACATATGTACATATTCATATAGCATTAGATTATTAGAGGAACTTTTCTCCAACTCATGAAAGGTTCCTTCACAAAGTACTATCGTTTTTGTACGCCATTTTTCctctgtatatattttacatacatttgactctttaattcaaatatgtacttttatttatttccataaaGCTGTTCCACCGATCGCCGAGACTAACGAAGAACAATGTTCTGACACCTACAAAAACTGTATAAGTCTAAGATGCCCTTACGGCATAGAGGCTTATGTGgatgaaaataattgtaaccAGTGCAGATGTACAGATCCTTGCCAATCGATTCAATGTGATGAAAATACTCGATGTACAATTGACATCAATACTAAACGAGAAAATGCAAGTGATCCACAATACATCAGTATTTGTAGAGAAGGTAACATTGAATaccaaattatattgtaacaaattattaatttgtatatttagtaAACAAAACTGGTGTGTGTCCAAACATTGCGCCCACGGAATCCAACTGTAGCACGGAATGTAGAGATGACGCCGACTGCTCATCATTCCTGAAATGTTGCTACAGAGGCTGTAGCACTGTTTGTGTGGAACCTGTACAAGCCCCCGGAGAGCTAGTTACGAAACCCAGTTGGCCGGCTTACACAGAGGCTCCAGTGGAATGTAAGTCAGACAGACGGTTTATAGCATGTTACTAAAATTAACGAATactatttcatagattttcctCCTCGAATTGACCCAGTCATTTATAAACCTGAAGTAAGGGCAGCCCTTGGTGATTatgtcattttaaattgtgccGTAACTGGCAATCCTACTCCTAATGTAAGATGGAGCAAAAATAACATTGAGGTAAGAATCGTCTAACACGTTTAAGGCAGTTCTATAGAAGTTTTTATAGATCGATGGAAAGCAACCAAGGTACAAAATCAAGTTGGATCAGACGCTACAAATTATCACGTTACATGAAACCGACTCTGGAATTTATCTGTGTACAGCTGAAAATGCTGTAGGTGAATCTGTCACTAACAAAATTAAGCTGGATGTCGTTGGTAAGTATACAAAACAGAAATGTAACCATCCAATTGGTAAATGACTTAGTGGTGATTATTTTGGGTGAAGGATAAAAtgcatgtttaatttataaaaaatgtgtttaagcattaattattaaatatggttGGTTTGGTAGTATACTAATatctaaaaactaataatttagacTCACAACCTAGACAACCTAGTATTTTGGAACAGGAAGAACCTAACGTCCTCGTGTCATTGAATGCACCAACAACATTAGACTGTTTCGCACTTGGTTATCCATATCCCCAAGTTACTTGGTGGAAGGAGAATGGAATGATTCCCTATCAAAACAAGGACTTTGAAATTAGAAAAGATTACTCTCTACATATTAACAACGTTCGTCTTCATAATTTGGGAGTGTACACTTGTCAGGTACATCATTATTTGtctgttaaaatttgttttattaaagtaacaGAAGAGCTGAAGAATTATGTCTTCGATAGTACCGTGATGATGTAATACTATCCTCTTTTCAATATTCGTAATTGTGTGTTATTAATTCAGCCTAACAATGAAAACAAAAGAGAGAAGTATTTACAACGTTACTGTATAACTGTATAAAAAGGGTACCTTTGACATCTTGAACCAACGAAATTTTATTAGGCTTACAACGGTCATGGCAAAGCTGCCAGCTGGTCTGTGACAGTCAGAGCTCGAGGTCCTTACTTTAGTGATGACCCGAAAGACGACAAATACCGTCAGTATATTGTCAATCCTCCACAAGAACCGGTTACTTTCAAACCGTATGTCCCAACTATTCGCCAGCCCCCGTACGTTCCCACACCTGAACCTCATACAGCTCCCCCATACACTGAACCGTCGCCAGAGATTGTACCCAACGAAATTCATCCTGTGGAGTCTCAAACTGACAACTATGTTTTGGTTCCGTATAATGGTAAAGCATGATCTGTATTATTAATCATAGTCTAAAAAAATTCActagttttattttgtcataGTTCTTGCATGTTGCATGATAATGTAGTGTtgggtttaatttaatttgtagtagcgattgtaattatttaatttgactaaAAATTTCATGATAAAACAAAGACAGTACTGCACgaagataaaaaattgtggatTATTTAACACGCGCATATTTTAGCACCAGTTTCGGTTCGGCTTCCTGAGGAATCTCGAAAATATCCCGTCGGCGCTAAAATAGAGATTCCATGTGAAGTTTATGGTAGCCCAGAACCTCAAGTAGAATGGACCAAAGACGGCGAACCGGTACACCCATCTGAAAACGTTGACATTTCATGtgagtataataaaaatatattcagagtttgataaatttaacatactaTTATGTTTTAGATAACTACACTCTTACAATAAACAATGCTCAACTAACTGACACGGGAACATACACTTGTCATGCCACCAACGTATATTCTTCGGACGCTTCGAGTACCTATGTAACTGTAGAAGGTATGTTTTGTCATGTCAATCGGTacgtacaaatatttttatatgtattttttttaggtATTTACGTTCCAAAGCACTGCACTGATAATAAATTCCTTGCTAACTGTGGCCTAATTGTGAAAGCGAAATTCTGTCGACACAAATTCTACTCGAAATTCTGCTGTAGATCGTGCACATTAGCAGGACAGTTACCAGCAGCTCCGACTCCAGATAGCCTACAATACAATAACGAAAATAACTTAGTATAAATTAGGATAAATCTACGTTAAAACTAGTctcaatattgtttttaaaatataggcaTCCTTAATCAATTTCCTTGTGACTTTAAGCCATGCCAGTTCacataatctattttttaatataatttatttttttattatgtgtgGACTATACTGTgtagatataattttaatttcttttcacatttactctgtgcaatttttaatgtattatgtaaataataaaaattcttacaataatatttataaaacttatgtGTAAAAATGTGTCGAATacattgtaaaatttgaaaataaaagttattttatatttatatttgatgtatttataattttatgtttatgcaGTCTTAAATCTCCCCGTTGATAATGGAGAAAGGATAttagttttctatttaattattgagagATTGGATCAATGAATTAGGTAAGGATATATGAATTGATGAGTGGAAATCAACAGATtctaaatgtaattgttacaaattatttgtaaaataaaattatttatacgagATTAATACGGAAAGTATAAATAACTTAGTTaaccattttaaaactaaCTCTGAAACATTTgtcatatattttctaaaatcttGGACCTATTCACCAAGGGGCCAAAATTTGTGTCTGAAACATGTTATCATAAAAGCATGTCGTAAAACAGGCCTTAAATATATTGCTAAGCAGAGTCGTTTCTGTAATGCTTCGCAAACacaaatacttattatttaaatgaatcagcacaaaaatttattcaaattcaattcaaaaaatataattatgaatttatacaaataatcacAACaacaaaagctttaaaaacaacaaacaaaaataagcattaaataaaatgacatttatacaaaagagacaacttttttttatatcactgtagaataaaatatacaaaatcatGAATATATGATATACTTCAACATTCaacatataacaaaaataatttaaaaatttcct from Aethina tumida isolate Nest 87 chromosome 1, icAetTumi1.1, whole genome shotgun sequence includes:
- the LOC109602866 gene encoding papilin isoform X2, with product MEGLNGKYYLFLLLLIFITVIHSTQSRHKIRHYKDRFKRQQGAHLYLPGSFVTEGGSGPDRGPWSEWSTPSSCSRTCGGGVSTQYRHCAVPNENGRYCEGPSVRHFSCNTQDCPDATDFRAQQCAEFNDVPFDGIHYQWVPYTKSDRKCELNCQPKGERFYYRQKEQVIDGTRCDDETHNVCVNGKCQPVGCDMMLGSTIREDKCRVCGGNGSSCTTSAGTLNSTDLTPGYHDILFIPRGATNIMVEEIAPSNNYLAVRNSEGHWYLNGNWRIDFPKSLQFAGCTFTYTREPQGFAAPDKITCLGPTDEHLFVVLLTQEPDVGVNYEYSLPLDVVPGTNNELYDWIFDEFTPCSATCGGGIQRRNVSCAGRKSLQPAERDLCNSNNEPASEQKCNEIPCEAQWMPYPWSNCSVPCGKGGVQTRQIVCQRIISGGLPSLVPDSECAHLPKPEEQQTCNEDAECAKWFIEPWKPCDHLCGDGKQTRKVTCYVEKDGKKEVLEDSHCEQIEPKPETEQKCNLRPCGGVDWIATEYSGCDKICGMKTETRKVFCTDSESKIYPDELCKDKQKPETVRPCQTTSTACEFMWYVSQWSECSATCGVGVQTRTYFCGTVTVNGVEKVDDSNCNTNITFEVEKNCTGPQTTCDAEWFGGPYSKCSKPCGGGEKTRKVLCIRDNEVVDPTQCDLSNIIFSSEDCNLHSCSPDTIIPTSVTQSIDESDTESSTSKISDEDYEVVADDECDDGEWVDDEDYEEETEPTVQQETGVTESSADTSPFSLDDLMLSDGTSADTASTDIFSTLETGSGDTDMTSPGESSTASGLTELTSEGSGDGSTEPVITESTISDGISSITDSSTEGASDSTKVSDTTQSGETTESSESGATTESGATTESGATTESGATTESGATDSGATTESGATTESGATTESGATTESGATTESGATTESGATSESGATSESGATSEPGATSESGATSESEATTESGGTTESGGSTESEITTESGGTTESGPTTDSSDSTSTETTETSEFTSSVSDGTTSSDTSESTTDSSGSTSDITTESDITGSSSISTDVTESTSSMETTTEDESEVFIKNTKSTAPQSGSTMSSLDASESTDVTGSATEASTSDTTMSGSTDQGATTEEGATTEEGATTEEGATTEEGTTTVSGETGATSEGISTESGSSETTASIDESTTVSGLTDTTVSGASSETVVSDITESSGSTTEATGMTTEISSETSETGGSTTEFDESTEITTESGMTETTVSGSTEYDIWSTTTESGITDTSSITDLFTTRRPRMCKRKKFKEPACKTSQFGCCLDHITPASGPFDEGCPAPKTCKESKFGCCEDGLSPALGPKYQGCPSAVCNETLFGCCPDGKTPAEGNDNEGCPPQCLSSKYGCCEDNVTEAKGPKQKGCKKPEEEMPTTTEKPKDIPCDTTEFGCCPDGNSTAQGINFKGCDIFKDNCNESYFKCCPDGKVSAQGPNYEGCEIPCRNSTFGCCPDNITPAHGYNREGCCLSEPFGCCPDNIVAARGTNFQGCGCQYSPYGCCPDNTSTALGPNNDGCGCQFTQFGCCPDMFTPARGPDYEGCLCHTHQFGCCPDGVTSAKGPHRQGCGCENTEFKCCSDNKTAATGPNQEGCGCESSAYGCCLDGVTTAQGENFEGCDEIPVNLQESCSLNKDRGSCRNYTVKWFYDMGYGGCTRFWYGGCDGNNNRFATQEECDGVCVNAQGSDRCNLPKVPGPCEGYHPQWYYDKERKYCTQFIYGGCLGNNNRFETQEECNQLCVRDSNVDACEQPKEEGPCRGQYRRYYYDKESKQCREFIYGGCKGNNNNFQTMEACNQNCAKPNRKKVKDRCYLPAETGQCANYTTKWYYDTKEKQCRQFYYGGCGGNDNNFETQIECENQCKSRKEPPTEPQSPSAPEPKREPFRTDFCFYPQDTGTCTNYTMRFFYDSSDGVCKGFSYGGCGGNPNNFESADECSENCGPSQDLCSLPPVVGPCNGAYEQYYYDRNTDSCQTFTYGGCQGNNNRFTEKASCEVRCRRKSPDEYTTQPPVPPNDMAMCYEPMDPGNCTDNQIAYYFDINTFNCVLFTYTGCGGNINRFNSEEQCQRQCGSFRGQNVCEFPRDPGSCDAFVAKYYYDNQRGTCERFKYGGCGGNGNRFSSSEECESVCLTRQEPHPNVVSTDVCKLPLNVGNCQDGVYQRWYFDNDRGNCFLFEGCGGNYNNFVSYESCIDYCKELMPNTESSVPPIAETNEEQCSDTYKNCISLRCPYGIEAYVDENNCNQCRCTDPCQSIQCDENTRCTIDINTKRENASDPQYISICREVNKTGVCPNIAPTESNCSTECRDDADCSSFLKCCYRGCSTVCVEPVQAPGELVTKPSWPAYTEAPVEYFPPRIDPVIYKPEVRAALGDYVILNCAVTGNPTPNVRWSKNNIEIDGKQPRYKIKLDQTLQIITLHETDSGIYLCTAENAVGESVTNKIKLDVVDSQPRQPSILEQEEPNVLVSLNAPTTLDCFALGYPYPQVTWWKENGMIPYQNKDFEIRKDYSLHINNVRLHNLGVYTCQAYNGHGKAASWSVTVRARGPYFSDDPKDDKYRQYIVNPPQEPVTFKPYVPTIRQPPYVPTPEPHTAPPYTEPSPEIVPNEIHPVESQTDNYVLVPYNAPVSVRLPEESRKYPVGAKIEIPCEVYGSPEPQVEWTKDGEPVHPSENVDISYNYTLTINNAQLTDTGTYTCHATNVYSSDASSTYVTVEGIYVPKHCTDNKFLANCGLIVKAKFCRHKFYSKFCCRSCTLAGQLPAAPTPDSLQYNNENNLV